In Kutzneria kofuensis, the DNA window TGTCGGTGGTGATGGCGGTGGCGTGGCGGTACTGGTCGAGGAGGATGCCGCGCCAGGGGCCGTGCATGGCCAACTCGCGGGCGGCGTCGGCGGCGATGGGGCCGTAGCCGGCGAGGTGGCCGGGGTTGTTGGTCAGGCCCATGAGGGTTTCCATGGAGAGGGTGACGAAGGTCCGGACGTTCCAGTCGCGGTTGGTCCCCCGGAGGCGGTCCAGCAGGACATCGGAGCGTTTCTGGTCGGTGGTGCGGTCGTCGGCAGGGAGGGCTTTGGCGTCTTTGCAGAGTTGTTGGAACACCACGTGGGCGTCGGCGGCGGGCAGGATCCAGGTCAGTTTGGCCATGCCGTCCGGCAAGGGCGAGAACTCGACCCGGCGGTCTTTGGTGGCTTTGCGACAGCGCTGCTCGTAGCCGTCGGGGTCGGCGTGGGCGACCAGGGCGGTGGTCTTGCGGCACAGTTGGGTCTGGTTCAACCCGGCGGCCACACCGACCAGGGCGTCTTCGACCTGGGTGACCAGGTCGGGGGACAGGTGCTGGACCCGCTCTCGCACCGCGTCCAGTCGGCGGAAGTCCAACTCACCACGCCTTAGCAGCTCGGCCAACCGAGGTAGCGTCTCCAGGACTTCGCTGGCTTCCTTGCGCCGGGCCACGGTCTGCTCGGGTTCGGTGAGGGCCATGGCCAGCTCGGTGATGTCGTCGATCCGGCGCAGTGCGACCAGCTCGACCCACTCGGCAAAGGCCTTGATCTTCCGGGCGAGAATGGACGCCGTCACCAACTGGTCGGTGTCCAGCCTGGCCCAGTCCACACCCATGATCACATCGAACAGGTCCCCGCTGGGTTCCTGATTCTCTAGTTCACGGGTGAGTTCTTTCATGTCTCCAGAATACGCGCGGCGAAGATCGAACTCGAATCACTAACGGGTGATTGTTTCATGCATAATCGGCGCACCGTAGGGTTTCATGCATAATCGCGCCGCCGCCACCCCGCCATCGACACCGAACACCTAAGCGTGGATTTTGTGTGGAGGTGGACGATGGCCTAAGCTCTCCGCGCGAGGGGCAGGCGGAGCCTGCCCCGGAATTGCCCCTCGTAGGCCATCGTCCAGAGGCTCCACACAAAATCCGCGCGACCTACATATGTAATACCCTTACCTATGCGTCAGTCGATACCCGAACTGCGCCGTGAACTCGGCGGTCAACGCGAAGCGGTCGCCGCGAACCCGCGTCTGCCGCCACTCGATCGCCCGCCCCTGCGACAACCCGAGGCGGTTGATGGCGAACAACGCCGTCCCCGCCGGGCACCGTAGTTGCGCGGTCTCGGCCGGACTCGGCACGACGGCATGGACGTCCTCCTGGCCGGCGTCGAGGCGAACGCCAGTGCGGGAGGCGAGTTCGCCGTAGAGGCTGGTGTGCCGGAAATCGGCGTCGAGCAGGGGGGAGGCCACCGAGAAGGGAAGCCAGACGCGGTCGATGGCGAGGGGCTCGCCGCCGGCCAACCGTAGCCGCTCCAGGTAGACCAACGGAGTGGAGCCCTCCAGGCCCAGGCGTTCGGCGACCAAGGCGTCGGCCCGCACGTCCAACACCCGAACCACCGAGTCCTGCGACAACCCGGCGGCCTCGACGGAGGCGAACAAGCTGTACAGGGCGCCGAGGGGCTGGTGGATCTCGGGGACGGGGGCGACCCGGGGTTGGCGGCCGCGTTTGGCGACGACGACGCCGTCGGCGCGGAGTTGGCGGAGGGCCTGTCGCACGGTGGAGCGGCTGACGTCGTACTCCTCGACCAGCGCCAGCTCGCCGGGGAAGTG includes these proteins:
- a CDS encoding HNH endonuclease signature motif containing protein; the encoded protein is MKELTRELENQEPSGDLFDVIMGVDWARLDTDQLVTASILARKIKAFAEWVELVALRRIDDITELAMALTEPEQTVARRKEASEVLETLPRLAELLRRGELDFRRLDAVRERVQHLSPDLVTQVEDALVGVAAGLNQTQLCRKTTALVAHADPDGYEQRCRKATKDRRVEFSPLPDGMAKLTWILPAADAHVVFQQLCKDAKALPADDRTTDQKRSDVLLDRLRGTNRDWNVRTFVTLSMETLMGLTNNPGHLAGYGPIAADAARELAMHGPWRGILLDQYRHATAITTDTYRPTTLMKEFAHVAAGGTCTAPGCASPIQELDHITPWPQGDTEPANLQGLCRWHHHRKHDNYTVTRDPNGTSHWTTPTGRHYATRPFEY
- a CDS encoding GntR family transcriptional regulator, which codes for MVGRTLDRSGTTPLWQQLQHSLLDRLAAGEFADHFPGELALVEEYDVSRSTVRQALRQLRADGVVVAKRGRQPRVAPVPEIHQPLGALYSLFASVEAAGLSQDSVVRVLDVRADALVAERLGLEGSTPLVYLERLRLAGGEPLAIDRVWLPFSVASPLLDADFRHTSLYGELASRTGVRLDAGQEDVHAVVPSPAETAQLRCPAGTALFAINRLGLSQGRAIEWRQTRVRGDRFALTAEFTAQFGYRLTHR